ATAAAAACATCTGATATATTTGCAAAACGATTTCTAAGTTGCCGCCATTAAGTTATGGTGTGTTTTAAACTATCTAATCCTCGTGCAATTGCGTAACTATGCAACGTAGCTCGGCTTACGCATTCGCAACTGCATCGTTCTCCAAACTCGTTTTGCTCTAACTATTGGAATTCACGACCGAGCTCGCGAGGCTTTGCAAGCGATGTGATAAGACctcaaagaagtgaagaaagagTAGCTGCAGAGGCGGCGAAGAGCACTCGCTACGCTCGTCAGCGTTTTGCCAATCGCAAAACAAGGATGACCGCCCTTCGAAATCGGGACGCGACAACTACTGCACTGAAAGAGGACGGAGAAGATCATGAATTCAATACAATTCCGACCTCTTCGATAGACACTTGCTTCCTTACCATCCAAGGgtagatggacatgtcatcaGATTATCCCTTCTGAAGTCTGGTGGCTCACTGCGTCAGTGAAGAACCGTACTTCGCAGAGTACTCCGAAAGGATTATATACGAAGATCTGGAGAACCTCCTGCCAAACCTCATGAAAACTTTAGCGTGGATCTTCACTTGTTACCATTCAGAATGAAAGATTCCTAAGCAGACCAGCAAGACCAAGCTGTTGCATAATTAGTAAAATCCATCTTAAGTGAGCGAATATCGCCAAATTTAAATATTACGCCATCAATATCCTCTTCACAAGAGCGATCGTtaagagaattgaaaaaaaaacagttgaagaGGTGTTGTGAGCAAGTAGGGtctcgaaaaggattcagcactgACCACCACATTTGCGCAGTTTCGAACTATATCGAAGTAACGCGAGAGTGCAAGATGCTGCTGTGCCGAACTTTCGTCGACTTGAAGGGATGTGATTCGGACGAAAGAAAGCGGCCATggaagctttaaaaaaacggccaacCAACAACCGCTAAATATAAGTGCAAAGATACTCCGAAAGTTGCACATATCAGAATCAGAATAAAGTCATCTCAGAATTTCAGCATTCTACAAGCGCGTTATCACCGACGTGATGAGAGGATTCCGACAGGGCGACACATTCTCAGCCAAAGTATTCAGTTATTGCATCTTCCATTAGCTGGTGACCTCTGATAACATCGAGCATCAGCCAAACGAAACGGGTGCTGATCAATTTCAACGAAATATGGGGTGAGTTCGGTCTGCCGAAATTATGAAATAGTGTGTTTCTCGGTCGGGAAATGAACGATAGGAATGACCTGACAAccaagctgggcaggaggaggcGAGCAGCCTGgagagcgtacaagagcagcAGGAGAGGTAGCGAAACAGAGCGCCCTGCTCCAGGTTCACCCCTTCAACACCACCATTTTTTCTGACTTCACCTCTAATTCAGAAACTCGGCACTTAGCAAGCAGGAGAAAAGTGCAGTCAGAGTCATTGAGAGCTCtatcgaaagagtgatgcttGAAGCATTCTGCTTTACGCAAACGAAAGAGGTGATTCGAAGTCGCATGCCGAGGTGGCGATAGGGGACTAGGGGACACCACTGCATTTGCCAGGGAAAGTAAGGTGCACACATGGTGCGCACACGGTCGAGATAAGCAGAAAGATTAGTGGCTCCCGCTAGTGTAGTGCGAAGAACAGCGGAACAGTCAAGATGTAATCGAGATATAGTGATAATCTATGGAGTGCTGCAAAAATCACATTCAAATGTCAAACACATTTGCTTTGAATCGAAAAGACCAGGAGACTACCTGAGATTCTAAAAATACAGTAAGAGAAGCTAACCTCATGATCGTCAACAGGGTAAGGAGTAACTGATGGATATTGGGATGGTGGCATTGGGAGTGGTGTTTGCGGCATACCACTCGGAGAGTACGGTGGTACGGACTGATGAATagctaaaagagaaaaattaggcATACATAAATAGAAGCAAAGCACGGAAAACAGGACACAGGGGTCACAAAGGGAATTTGCTTGGAATCCACAAAATACGTCATGATACACGAAAAATGTGATATATAAAGAGTTCacgacggtttttttttttgaaaggtcaCGAACAAACGCAAATGCGAGTACAAGCAGACTACTTGCGTTGACAACAGTGCACGGTGCAACTCGACAAAATCACAGTGTTGAAGGCATGAGAGAGGATGGATTAGGGGTTTAAAAGACTGCTTACGAGTTGTATAGTTAGGATAGGagcttttcataattttttctggcGTCGTTCGGTGAATATCATATGCTAAACGAGCAATTCCTCACCTTACTGAAGacgagatttttcttttcgaaagaaGCGAACTCACAGAAATCGTCCGGGTTCTTTCTCATGTAGCCATTACGATTGACCTTGTACCTTACTCGAGGATCTTTGCCTTCGTACTCGTCCGTGGTAGCAGTAAGTCTTTTCATAAACATGTAAACAACAACTACGCAGTATACCTGAAGGAAaggttttgaaaagaagttgCATGAACGCGACATGCAACTGGTTACCAACATTGATGAAAACAGCTATAATTTCTAGGATAGTGAGGGCCATCCAGTAGTCGCGGACATCTCCTGCCCACCACATGATGCAGTACGCGAGGGAAGATAGGATCGAAGATATTATACAGATGAACCATGGCCAAATTAGATGACGGGACCACTAAATAAGCAGTACTTGCTGGAAATTATTACCCTAGAAATTTACCGCATATCTGTAAGAGATCTGACATGgactctttctattttctttttaaaggcagcataccaagtAGCTATGTtgggagaaaacaaaaaggactAGGGTGGTGGATCACGAAAACGctaaatttttcctgaaagtcCTCAGAAGCAGCGTAGGAAATGGTCTTGTCGATCGAACTTTCCTACGAGACATCTGATAACTTGTCATGTAGGCGGACGCAGAAATACGCGTCGCTTCTGCGCCGAGCAAGAAATCAATGTGTTACTAATGCTGTGCTTCTCGTGATCTACACTTTTAACCCTATGGTTTGTGGATAGATGCATCGTCGctttcgtggtgtgctgcctttaagcaacaaCGCTCTCTCAGTTTTGAGAGGACATCAGCTCCTCGACAGAGAAAACTACTACTGCTAAAGTTTTGCCAATCACACCAACAAAAAGCCTTTCAAACGCTAAGGACACATTGAAAAGCAGCTCTTATTCTGACAACGTACCGTGTGGACTCCGTAGATTAAAGCTACCGAGGCGaacaacagaaagaaagcagCGATTAAGCAAAGGATCTGAATGATGAAGAGACCTGAAATGAATTGTTTCACTAGTTTAAGCCTGGGCGCACCATCGGTCTCCCTTCTTGTGTCCGTAAACCTTTTAGTTCGTGAAAGGCGTATTGTGCAAGATGTGGCGTTCTACGCAAACACGCCGCCTGGAGCGCTagtcatacatacatacggtCCGCCTCCTATGACTCCTTGGCTTTCGTTATCGATTtcgaaaaagagcaaaaagcGAAAGCATAGTGATTCATGTTTGAATTCCATTAAAATGGTTAGTATGCCTTTTCATACGAACTTCGACAGAACAGTCGAACATCTCTGAATGTTTTtatatgaagaagaaaaaattaagcgaAGGAGGACGTGATGGATTACAAAAAACTTGAAACCAGAGTATGCACTACAGCTAATCGTTGTTATCCCTTCAGTGAACCCCACAAATCAAGTCAGCCTACTGCGCCTACTTAGGTacctttccttcttctttcaataCAGAATTAATCATATAAACAGCTGAATCGCTCTCTACTGCTGTCTTCTTCGTTTCTGCTCTCAGCCCCTGACAAATTCTCCATGTGAATACTAGACGATTCTGTTAGAAAAGCAAGCTGGACTGGTTCTCAAAggtaaacaaagaagaaagcgaTTGTCTCGAGTAAACAGTACTGCTTTTATGATCCTAATGTAGTGGTACAGCTGACGAACCAGTATAATAACGTTCCTCAGGACTTTGCCAGTAGGATTCGTAGTAGGACGGGATGTCGTATTTCCCATAGGTGTTATAGTTAGGAAGGAGAGTGTTGGCAGCACGGTCTTTTTCATACTTAATCGCCGCCATCTGCCAACCCATGATGCCCAGTTGAGCTATGGAGAACACCTAAATTCACCTCATTGTTGCGTACTGTAGCAGGTACGTTTGGCAAGAACAACTACTATTGGCAGACTGGTGGACGACCACTATGGTTCACTAACCCTTTCCTTCCCAACTTTAACACAGCTACAATTTGACTGGGAATGAAAGATGCACTTCTAGCAGGACCTAGAAACACTAAAAGATATGTGAACCTTCAATGATTCTGGTGGTTCTGGCGGTAGAAGCGCCTACGCACGGGCAATCCCATTCACACTGAAGGTTCGCCTGAGACATTGTGACAGTCCGACAATGGTTCAGTACACCAGTCTGCCAACCGAACAAGAACAGCGACGCTATCGAATACACCTACAATCTTGGAAACAACTCGAAGAGCGTACAAAAACGAACAGCTAAAGAACTCACCAACGTCCAGATGCCTATCATTACGGCGCTGTCCTTTAAATTGAAACAACAACATGGATTGCACGCCATGGTTGTGGTAATGAAGCTGGCCACCTATTAAGCTAACCGGGACAATCAGTCAGGAACATCCTACAGGAATtctcaacacttttttctttcggagGTCACCTTCGTTGAGACAACCAGGCAGTTATCAGcaaagaactgaaaaacaCCAATTTAAGGAAAAGGGATGGTCTCCATTTTGGATAAGGCTTCGAATTTGACGACGATGAGAGACTGACTTTcagaagggaaagaaaataaaatccgGGAATTTGTGACATGCAATCGATTGGTGTAGTAGCGTGAGTCCAAGTCCGTACAGAAtacgaggaaaaaatttgatgaagACTTGCATGATCTGCACTCgcgttgtttgttttttcagcTGAACAGCAGTGCGTCATTGAAATCGATTTGTTGGTTATCGATTGCAGATTTGTAGGATGCATAAAAGGTAGATTACTTTAGTTGTTCATATCCCCTGAGGTGcaccaaaaaaggagaagaggaaaacaaTGTTGTTCTCGATTTAAAGAAGATTTCAGCGCCTAATTTCTCAGCAGTAAAAGCTTAATACTCCTTAGCGTGTAGGTAGAGTATGAGGTCGTTCTCATcttacagaagaagaaaagtctcGAAATCTTGTTTCTCTTATTCAGAATGCTTCGTTCTTTTATGAATCAGTTTCTATAAGAGATCATCACCTGGCTCAATACAAACAACAGCAAACCTGACagaaaaacctcaaacaaGAGCGTTCGCCATTTTTCGCGGTTCTTAAACGACTAACCACTGCAACCAGACAGAGGAAGTAGCAGTCGTGcgcaggcaaaaaaaaaatcaaacgtcGGAAGAAAGCGAGCGGAAAGTCATGTGCAGGGGTGATTATGAACAAAAGCAGTAGGATGAAAATAGTcctaaaaaattcaataactaaGAGGTGTAGGAGTGCTTTGTTATCAATGAATGAAGTTAGATAGACCTGGTAGTTTACGCAGTAAAAAGTTGTGAGGAAACCGCAGAGCAGAATACTAGTGTACTTCTTTGAAGTATCGTTGAAACTCCATGGATGTGGAAAAAAGCAGGAGCTCCTTCCTTTCATCCACATATGTTACCCATGGAGCTTAGTCGCAAGTAAACCGTTCGTGAATCACACGGTTatgttcaaaagaagaaatgtatCACGTCACAAGTAACCTGACGTGCCTTCGATCACAGTTATCCCTGCCCACATTAACTCTTCTGAAGAAAAGGTCacaaaatttatcaaaaattagaaattgcaACAGCCATTGGCAAGGAGGACGAGACGGTCGCATTCAGGCGCTTTGGGATATAACCGCGAATGATATTTTGCTACTATAATCCCTGATGTCCCTAGGCTTAAGAAATCCTGAGAAAATAGTATTTCTAACCTAATTCGAGCTAAACATCTTTCGATCACACAATCATTTTAGTACGACACTACGTATACGCGGAAAATCAAATATTGGAAGCAAGGAGGATTCCGAGATCGTACCCAAAACATAGTACTGTAGACAAATTTAGAAATTCTCTCAATCTGACATTCATTTTTACGAGATGAGACCACAAGTGAGACAATAAAAATCACTACAATTACATTTGGtatagtcgtttttttttactgcccATAACGAAAATGTTTCGTACCTCCCCAGTGTGAGCTGAGAGGAAAGACAGAACAGTTGGTAATGCAATAGAAAAGGTTGCTAGATCCCTGGAAGATTTGAaacgaaagcagaaaaaatgtaaCGTGAAGTATTTGATGTCGGAATGGAaatcaatgaatgaaaagCATGAATCGCTCGGCCGATAACGCATTTCTTATCGACAGCGTCAATGTACGACCACAACAGCAAAGGAGCAAAGCGACGATGTCCAAAGCAATCAACAGCCGTCTGAAGCAtgacaaagaaaaagggaaaataatGTGAAGCAAATATCACAAGAGGGTACTCGAACCGATGACAGAGGGTTGGAGCATGACTATAGTGACGCGAGCGACGGGACACAGTGTTGACATAAGCGATTCGATATGCAAATGCAACGAGCGAACGTACCCCAACGGACGTCGACTCCTCCCACTGTTCGGAATCTATTTAGCCCGTCAGCGGCCGTTCGGATAGATGTCCAGTAAAGATCACTTGTCGAAATATTACTTAGCGCCATTTACCCTGGGAAATTGCCGTTTGTTAGGTTTAATCCGTCGTTTGAataatttaaatgtttttgagATCGTTTGACTTTCGTCCGTGACTAGTGAGGATGACTCACTTctcttcaagaatttttttctacatcatGGTTGTTTTTAAAAGGCTGGGAATAGGAAGGGCTTTTAGTGGAACTCGTAGGTATCCAGAAACAACGTCGTAAGAATGTCAAAAAAGCTGAACACGTAAATGAGACAGTAATAGACTATTCACTTCAGACTTAACGTaagttcaattcaaatttGTGCATATTCGGATCGGGAAAAGATGAGCGTTTCAAGGATGTAATGAGGTGAACTGATTCCCTGGATGCAGGGCTTAGAAAATATGGATTTCTCTAATGAACAGAGACCTACGAAAACCCATAAGAGAACATAGAAGAGCCATTTAGCCGCTATTGTCTACGTTAAACTGACGCAACGAACGTCATTAATAGATTCTCATTAACTTCCTTTCCTGATATCAACCGCACCACTAATCGTACTAGGTACATAAATGTTACCAGCGTTGTTGACATAAGCCGATAGAATAGCACTTAAATCGAAGATCCATTACCGAACACCGTATTTCAAGTACAGCCACTTCTCTTCTTACGAACTTCCGACTTACGAACCTTCAGATGTAGGAACGGATCACACTCAGGAGAAGAAGCTAATGTCATGTTTACTCGCCTGCTTAATTAGTCGGCAGGCTGGTGTTACTGCCTGGAGCAGTAATACGCATCTTAGTCGAGATGTGTCGCCCTTAAACACATCTCTGCCTACCCTTTTCGATCAACCAGAATCCACTAATTCGTCACTCTTCCATAGCTTGCGATAGCTGGTGCCTTGTGTGAACTGCTCATCGAAACCAAGACCTCTTATAGGTTCAGGTCGACCGTATTCAGCGCTACGAAGCGAACTGCTGTGACCtgagattccatgctcccccTTGGTATTTGACCTGTTTGGGTTGGACCATGGCAGTTTCCTGGCAGCTTTCTGCAACATTTGCATAACTTCTTCATACAACTGGGCAAGTTATATACTTCCGTGGCATGCGCTCAAACGTCGGATTGCATTTAGTACAAGCAGGGCCACCGCGAGCAGGTAGCAGTCTGACTCGTATACGCGACCCTATGTTTAATGATGTAAATTTGAATGCTGTATAAAAAGCGGGACAAAGTCTCTGAGGTATCAATTCACTTGGGATGCGGCAACGGGTTCTACTGCAGTTCGGAATAGCTGAGGTTTTATTTGAACGCGTGTTgacttatacaatgacttgcggggcacCCGATgtccaagtcagtgtttctctCCTCTCAGATTAGACCGGTACCAATTTTCCGAGTgtggagggatgaaaaatgTGGTCGGCGCTAGCGCGGTTTTAAACCATTGGTCTTGCGTCGACAGTTGGACCTCTTACCGCTACACGTGCCTTTACAGCGCTATCACAGAATAATGGATAACGTTCTACCAACGGCCATTCGAATGATAGCGTTCCTAAATTAAAACAAAGGTGTCTGCACAGGTGTACCTAATCTTTGCTCTTGTGCGTGCTGCTGTGTACATCACGGGTAATATTCTAATATGTCTTGGGAGCgttttttcaagcatttttcgCTGTGCTGTGATCCAGCATCGTATGCCCATAGTTTAAATGATAGAAATCCTGCAAAAGCACAGCATAGACGAGAAGGTCCGTGTTCGGCACATGCAGGTAACATCGTTTCTCATACCGACAGAATCGAGAGGTGAGAGAATAAGCTGGCGAAATTTACAGTTATTTAAGTTTTCAGCTGAAATGTCGTGTTTTCATGTGATGTATCATCGCCTGAAGGCGCAGTATACGAACATATTTCCGGTGCATGTCTTATGGAAACACGATTGATTTAGATCCGAATATTTTCATAAGGTTTCGAAAGCATAGCTGACATATGCTGTCATTTAGCGATGATGGTCACTTGTCGCGACCTCAGTGGAATCCAAATAGTTTGTGGGCGTCGCCATCTTTGTTTTAATTCCTTAAGTCACTCTGCGACTTGGATATAACTTCGCCTTCGTTGCCAAAGTGTCGTCGTCTGTCAGCGGCAATAAACCTTCAACTGAACCACATATTTATTGGATTGATACGGGCCAAGATCCCAAGAGAGTGCATACAAAACAGATGCAAATACTTTTTAAATCATGTGAATTCACATCCTATTCTTACATTCTATTAACTCGGCTCCCAGGAATTTGAGCGTGAAATGTTTCTGAATTAAAATTTCGGATTTCGGAAGTCATTTTTCGTTGAATAGGGTGCATATGCTGTGGGTGGTTCTaaaaaacatacatacatatttacaCCATATTCCAGTTCTCTTATGGTTTCTCTAAAACTAATGCACTATTAAAAAACTCTATCTATATTTCCTAATAGAGTGCCTGcgaggcaaataaaggtttcatccaaaaaaaacttcataggCACACTATTAGAAAACAACAACTCGCAATCAGTGGCTGCGAATCGAAACTTTTCGGGGACTTATCACAGACAGCATGAGTATGTATCTAGGTGAAGATCCCGGCTACTGGTCGTTTCTCGGAATCTTTTTGGTGCAGCCACTTGCTTCCTTCCATTTTTATCATTGTTTGACAACAAGCGAAATCTCCGTAGAAAAACACTCCACATCCTCTTGGgtaatatttttctggaaacgcCTTAACAAATTATCACATTCGACTTCGAAGCAAGCATtatcttttttcgattttaacAGAAGCGAGTAGTGAACCTTCTTATCGACAACCCGAAGCATCTCCTTTATTCTTTGAACAGGGTCTTTTATTTGTGTCCTTCGTGGTTCAGAGAAAGGAATAGATAGATAGAAAAGTACTGAAGAGACGCACAACAAAACAGCTGAGTGCGATTGTCATCTTTGAAGTTTACccttcaaaaattctaaatctaATCGAAGCAGTGACAGCTCgtttgagagaaaaaggagTGGGAGGACACGTAATTGTGGTCTCGCATCGTTTGTGTCCGTGCGTCTGAGTCACCGTGGCATAAGGAGTGTCACCCCGGAACTCTGTGCAAACAGACGATTCACATCATGTGCTGGACAACGTTAACTCGTGTGACTCAGAGGCAATCAGGCAATTTATGATTCACAAGCACTAGAAAATACACTAAAAATTATCTCTGTCAACCAGCAAATTTTGAAGCTGTTGATAAGATCCATGAACAAAGGTAGAAGATTTCTGGGATCAACGGCTCCTGCAGACATATTGCTCGACGTGGATATCGCTGTTCTTACGGGCAACAATGCGATGGGAAGTGTACTTTTGGACTGTGATAAAGCGCTTCGTTACACTGCAACAGGTGAGCcgtgtttttgattttgttgtaGAAACAACACCTGGCCGTCTTCACACCATCTACAATGATGTgcatgaaaatggaaaaagcgACAGTGAGTGAAGAGATGCGAAGAGTGACGGTGCGTTACCGTCGACCACTGCTAACTTATCTTaaagtggaaattttgaagcatTTTCCATATCGTTGGGTTGCTCCCTTCAAATCTATTCAAAAACTGACATTTTgtcgagaaagaaaatattgtcaaATATTCGCCTAAGGGCAATAATTGCCACCTCACCTAGTCTAAGGTCATAGCTGGGAGAATCTCTGAGCACTCAATCCCTCACATTGTCATCATATATCTCTTCAAAACGTCAGAGAGTTGTTGAACCATCAGCCACATAAGATTTTTCATCCATTATTTTCCGTAGTGCGACTTTGATTGTTATGCggaattattcatttttctttagctTGAACCTTTGTTGCAAGACCAGAAATTTTCGGAACAGCACACAAAAAATTCGACTGAGCAGAGCTGAGCATCTGAGCTTTGCAAGATTCATACTGTATACGAATAGGCAAACTTTGCCCGTGCTTTAGAACAGTGCAAACTTCACAGACCTTGTTTTTCATCCCTACAATTTCACTTTCTCTACATTTTGCGGTTTCGTGCATCTCCGGGAGAATTTACTTTGAAACTCTGATAAAACATATCGTACCTCGATGTAAAAAGCTACTTTTCTCTGGATAAATCCGCTTACTTCCTTTTGACACTGGCTTTTCAGAACTTTCCGTAGTGAACAAAAAGATTGAAGTTTTCGCTAGGTTTTATGCTACCATTCTAATGTTCTATCTACtagcttgtaaaaaaaatagaatcgaTTTAATGACTtgaatgatgaatgaaaaGGATTAATGTTTAGATTGAATGATGTCATTTTCAAAACGATTCCAGTTTCTTATATATCTGGGGGACCCATGCCCGACTGTTTTCGCTCTCAATCAGGCTTGGCCTTTTGTATTTACTCGCAATCACTGTAGCAGAATGGGGAGGATACCATCACATGAATTTTACTTCCACATTTCAATCCCAAAAATGGAGACACaaatatggaaaagaaaaggaattgaAAAGGTTTTTCTTATCTGGTGACTTCACCCACAAATGTTTGATTTCTTATTGACAGCTGTTCGCTTTTACGTCAAGTGTCCGTTGTAAGAGTTATTTCTCAAGCAAAGACTTTTGTTGAAgcaaggaagagaagaagtgaCTGGTGTTGGAATGAGGGGAGACTCAGGTTTCTTTTAtaactatttattatatttattattgcaaCCTACTATTTTGTGCAGGATGGAATACACTGCAATCATGGCACTGGCGAATGTGCCTGACGGTTCAAGAATTTTCGCGAAACTGACCAGTAAGCAGAACTGTTGTTGATTATACGCATTCATTACACGATGCGAGTAACTCAGACACCAGCGGATCTTCAGAAACACCAGATGTGCTCAACAGTACTCCGTTTGTATGGGAGATGTCGAGAATACCGCAGAAAGAGCAAGAGCGGTCGAGTGTGCCTCTTCTGCCAGTCCTTCGTGTGAGAAATTGGGCCAGTAAGATAACGTGATGGTCGCCACATTCTAATAATGATGCTGATAATTCCATGACAACTTTCCAGGAAACAGCACACCCGTCCATGTGAATCGACACCGATGCCATTGTTAGAGCGTAAGAAACTGAGCAGAAGAGCACTGTCCGCTATCGTTACGGAAGCATCGCAATAGGCCGACGGAACGCGTTCGGCGGTTACTGCACGTTGATTTATGCGAGCGAATGCTGGCATCAGTGCCTCGTGGGAAAAGTGTGGCAGAGAAGAAGGCCAGTGAAATCTGCCAGCTTCATCCAGTGCTCCGTTGACTTCAGTGTAGTCGTGGTGTTCTTCATGGGACTAAAACATTCAATGTTCACCAGTGTGCCTTGCACGGTTCCGAGTTACGGTTACGTTTTTTTCCGATCTGAGAAAAGCTTCTCAAAGcaccattttctcatttcaaaaaacacGCTTTTGTTGAAACACGTCTTTAAAACGGGGAGGCAACGGCggaatttccaaaaaacaaCGATGTTGAAACAGTGTGtttcaattcattcaatttCCGATTTTAATCTCGTTAATTTGTTGCTTTTGTTCTTGCAGATGGTTTTGGTTCTTTCATTGTTCACCATAAGGGTACAGCCAGGATGACTGTGGCGGAGTGGTAAAAAATTTCGCTGTGAAAGGTTTTTGTGCTATTTTTATGCTCAAATCTTCAATGAATCTTGTGATTTCTCAAACTGAGTTACAAGCTGTTCTTTCTGATCAAGCCAGTAATGGTGCACCTTGAAGCCCCCCATTAACGCTTTCATAAAGTTAGCCACTGTTATCCAAGAAGTTATTCTAGTTTGTTTCATTAGAACGTCATCTCACAGCTCCAGTCAGGCACGGAACATTTTTGATACAGGCacgatgaaaaaaagtagccGTACCGAGTACAGATGTAGCAATTTTCGGTAGTGTTGTTGGTCTGAGACTGTGATAACCCGGCCAACCATTTTGTCTTTTTGGGGTCGgcaaattgataccagacctgcctgagaggatgaaaacattgacttgatgtACCTCGTGTCCCTATATTCCGCATGTGAATTCGTAGGACACATACGTTCTCGTAAATGGTCCCTCTTTACGTTCCGAACCCGTCTCATAAAGGGATTGATCGGAGCCAAGTGCTTTTTGAGGGTAAGGACTGGACATCGGATCGAAGCCTAGCGCTGTTTAGTATGAGGTGCGGCGAAGTCGTATTAATTAGTGCATAACCAGTGCGATGCGAGGGTATTACTTCGTTGCCGAGGTGAATAATCCTCGAATAATCTCTAGCTGTCAACAATTACCCACTAATTCAACTTCGCAGCACATCTGTGGATTTTCAGTGGTCCCTGTAGGCGACAGAGGGAAACATACACGCGAGAAACATTTTCAGGGAGAGAAGAATCACATTTTTCAAGATGATATTCTTAAAAACTGACCTCTACTGATTCTGACTTCAACTGATAACCACACTTGAAAAATCACGTtctgaaaaaacaaattaactcACAAAATAGTGTGTTTGGggtttaatttcaaaaagatcttCTAATCTGAACGAAATGAACTACTCACAGCAAGAATTACCGTACATGAAGCAAAAGAAAGACATGTATCTTTTTCTTCGGTTTTGGAACTACATATTACCACTACTAAACGAATTATTAacgttttcttgtttctatATTCACAAGGAATCTTCTACAGGTTCATCGTGACTGTTTTATAACTGCACTACGTTTTTGTAAGGAATAACCATTAACGAGATGAGGAACGCGGGATAATT
This window of the Necator americanus strain Aroian chromosome III, whole genome shotgun sequence genome carries:
- a CDS encoding hypothetical protein (NECATOR_CHRIII.G10627.T3), with the translated sequence MNKGRRFLGSTAPADILLDVDIAVLTGNNAMGSVLLDCDKALRYTATVSVVRVISQAKTFVEARKRRSDWCWNEGRLRMEYTAIMALANVPDGSRIFAKLTKTPDVLNSTPFVWEMSRIPQKEQERSSVPLLPVLRETAHPSM